One Plantibacter sp. Leaf314 DNA segment encodes these proteins:
- a CDS encoding multidrug efflux SMR transporter, producing MTNTVKGWLLLVAAILTEVAGSLSLKGALSHPGFYALVVVGYLGAFILLAMVLRTGMALGVAYGIWGASGVALTAIGSLVVFGEPITLFMGIGIVVIIAGVLCVELGAQAAQKVRAA from the coding sequence ATGACCAACACTGTCAAAGGGTGGCTGCTGCTTGTCGCCGCGATCCTCACCGAGGTGGCAGGCTCGCTGTCCCTGAAGGGCGCCCTGAGTCACCCCGGGTTCTACGCGCTCGTCGTCGTCGGATATCTCGGCGCATTCATCCTGCTCGCCATGGTGCTCCGCACCGGGATGGCCCTCGGCGTCGCATACGGCATCTGGGGTGCCAGCGGCGTCGCATTGACCGCCATCGGGTCCCTCGTGGTCTTCGGTGAGCCGATCACACTGTTCATGGGAATCGGCATCGTCGTGATCATTGCCGGTGTCCTCTGCGTCGAACTCGGAGCGCAGGCGGCACAGAAAGTGAGGGCCGCCTGA